One part of the Paraburkholderia flagellata genome encodes these proteins:
- a CDS encoding porin — protein sequence MTVSTSAMAQSSVTLYGVLDVFAGYQNTKVDGKTTSLAVLGNNGLMTSRWGLRGTEDIGGGYRVNFALESGFDPGTGKLQNSYRFFDRQAWVGVGGGFGEVRFGRQNTPMFAWSGNMDAFSAATYASGYNNFANWLARVDNDIAWISPKFVGTQVELHYSVGGQPGTLAGNAVYQAGVQTTQGPVYLALAYLNAANATASNRVQEFMAGGNLDYGWGRIYVGYFRANEVISATTGNALSNPAGKYDPTVGPVGNTAGDWHSTYSLSADYRFSPFFSVGAGAAYTKDSTHLGNDALQYGAIVNYDLSKGTRLYGTVSELKNYGTAQFKMAGASITTGSFLTPGPGQSEFGVQVGIRHLF from the coding sequence ATGACCGTCAGTACGTCAGCGATGGCGCAATCGTCGGTGACGCTCTATGGCGTGCTGGACGTGTTCGCCGGCTACCAGAACACGAAAGTCGACGGCAAGACCACGTCGCTCGCCGTGCTCGGCAATAACGGCTTGATGACGAGCCGGTGGGGCTTGCGCGGCACGGAGGACATAGGCGGGGGATACCGCGTGAATTTCGCGCTGGAGAGCGGCTTCGATCCGGGCACGGGCAAGTTGCAGAACAGCTATCGTTTCTTCGATCGTCAGGCGTGGGTCGGTGTGGGCGGCGGGTTCGGCGAGGTGCGCTTCGGCCGGCAGAACACGCCGATGTTCGCCTGGAGCGGCAATATGGACGCCTTCAGCGCGGCGACCTACGCCTCGGGTTACAACAACTTTGCGAACTGGCTGGCGCGCGTGGATAACGACATTGCGTGGATCTCGCCGAAGTTCGTGGGCACGCAGGTCGAGTTGCACTATTCAGTGGGCGGCCAGCCCGGCACGCTCGCGGGCAATGCGGTGTATCAGGCCGGCGTGCAGACCACCCAGGGCCCTGTTTATCTCGCGCTCGCCTATTTGAACGCGGCGAACGCCACGGCCTCCAACCGTGTGCAGGAATTCATGGCGGGCGGCAATCTCGACTACGGGTGGGGGCGCATCTACGTCGGCTATTTCCGCGCCAACGAGGTGATTTCCGCGACCACCGGCAACGCGCTCAGCAATCCTGCGGGCAAATACGATCCGACGGTGGGGCCGGTTGGCAACACGGCTGGCGACTGGCATAGCACGTATTCGCTTTCGGCCGACTACCGGTTCTCGCCATTCTTCAGCGTGGGGGCGGGCGCCGCCTACACCAAGGACAGCACGCACCTCGGCAACGACGCGCTGCAATATGGGGCGATCGTCAACTACGACCTCTCGAAGGGGACTCGGCTCTACGGCACGGTTTCCGAATTGAAGAACTACGGCACCGCGCAGTTCAAGATGGCGGGCGCCAGCATTACGACGGGTTCGTTCCTCACGCCGGGACCCGGTCAGAGCGAATTCGGCGTACAGGTCGGCATCCGGCATCTGTTCTAG